One part of the Fusobacterium pseudoperiodonticum genome encodes these proteins:
- a CDS encoding ATP-dependent nuclease: MELLKMQIKNWQTFSNISLECKNFLVFIGESSTGKSSFMKALLYFFQARNLHKGDIKNPELPLEIIGTLKGEKGHVFQLRILNNPYQDTRYFIKNHISKHEKDNRNWEEIDEKEYRKHIFGVSVFYIPSYMKISHLNYLVEKLFQNENLKRYHKYYRRFKNSMNKKMSFGFYRHLFIELLNEIIEKEKNHNFWNNTILLWEEPEFYLNPQQERACYEALSESTKLGLMSVVSTNSSRFIEIENYQSLCIFRRVKEEIEIYQYSGNLFSGDEVTVFNMNYWINPDRSELFFAKKVILVEGQTDKIVLSYLAKHLGVFKYEYSIIECGSKSSIPQFIRLLNAFHIPYVAVYDKDNHYWRNETELMNSTLKNKTIQKLVSKNLGTWIEFENDIEEEIYDESRDKKNYKNKPFYALETVIKSGYVLPEKLKEKIIKIFE, encoded by the coding sequence ATGGAACTATTAAAAATGCAAATAAAAAATTGGCAAACATTTTCAAATATAAGTCTAGAATGTAAGAATTTTTTGGTTTTCATAGGAGAGTCTAGTACAGGGAAATCTTCGTTTATGAAAGCTTTACTATATTTTTTTCAGGCACGTAATTTACATAAGGGAGATATAAAAAATCCTGAGCTTCCTTTGGAGATTATTGGAACTTTAAAAGGGGAAAAAGGGCATGTATTTCAACTTAGAATTTTAAATAACCCTTATCAAGATACAAGATATTTTATTAAAAATCATATTTCAAAACATGAGAAAGATAATAGAAATTGGGAAGAAATAGATGAAAAAGAATATAGGAAACATATTTTTGGAGTTTCTGTTTTCTATATACCTTCATATATGAAAATATCGCATTTGAATTATTTAGTTGAAAAATTATTTCAAAATGAAAATTTAAAAAGATATCATAAATACTATAGAAGATTTAAAAATTCAATGAACAAAAAAATGAGTTTTGGTTTCTATAGACATCTTTTCATAGAATTATTAAATGAGATTATTGAAAAAGAAAAGAATCATAATTTTTGGAATAATACAATCTTACTTTGGGAGGAGCCAGAGTTCTATCTAAATCCTCAGCAAGAAAGAGCTTGCTATGAAGCCTTATCTGAAAGTACAAAATTAGGACTTATGTCTGTTGTGTCAACAAACTCTAGTCGTTTTATCGAAATTGAAAATTATCAATCACTTTGTATTTTTAGAAGAGTAAAAGAAGAAATAGAAATTTATCAATATAGTGGAAATCTATTCTCAGGTGATGAAGTTACAGTATTTAATATGAACTATTGGATAAATCCTGATAGAAGTGAGCTTTTCTTTGCAAAAAAAGTTATCTTAGTTGAAGGACAAACAGATAAGATAGTACTTTCTTATCTTGCAAAACACTTAGGTGTATTCAAGTATGAATATTCGATTATTGAATGTGGAAGTAAAAGTTCTATACCACAATTTATAAGACTTTTAAATGCTTTTCATATTCCTTATGTGGCAGTTTACGATAAGGATAATCACTATTGGAGAAATGAAACAGAGTTAATGAATTCAACTTTAAAAAATAAAACGATACAAAAATTGGTTTCAAAAAATCTTGGAACTTGGATAGAATTTGAAAATGATATTGAAGAAGA
- a CDS encoding coproporphyrinogen III oxidase: MLVYSFKILDGEEIFIKNSLILYMFDTLKWINTLDKFRIKKNKGLYYRGSTYFEKNSIKKLKEIIFCWKDLFSEATENFEIEVLIDQNKEEYYIENHNKKEVIESLEKLIDLCNSAEKENKEIKCTKITIKLGNIK, encoded by the coding sequence TTGTTAGTATATAGTTTTAAAATTTTAGATGGAGAAGAAATTTTTATAAAAAATAGTTTAATTTTGTATATGTTTGATACTTTAAAATGGATAAATACTTTGGATAAATTTAGAATAAAAAAAAATAAAGGATTATATTATCGCGGTAGTACATATTTTGAAAAAAACAGTATCAAAAAATTAAAAGAAATTATTTTTTGTTGGAAAGATTTATTTAGTGAAGCTACTGAAAATTTTGAAATAGAAGTACTTATTGATCAAAATAAAGAAGAATATTATATTGAGAATCATAATAAAAAAGAAGTTATAGAGAGTTTAGAAAAACTTATTGATTTATGTAATAGTGCAGAAAAAGAAAATAAGGAAATAAAGTGTACAAAAATAACAATTAAATTAGGTAATATAAAATAA
- a CDS encoding coproporphyrinogen III oxidase, whose translation MLRHKFRILEEKEQIYIEDNLILYIFDTLNWIDTFSDLKTSDTENGLNYHGVTYFKGDNIKKLKKIIFYWKELFNIAEKKFELMGIYYSPKRKKYLKNRYSKKEVIESLENLINLCDRAEKENKIIEHRGI comes from the coding sequence ATGTTAAGACATAAATTTAGAATTTTGGAAGAAAAAGAGCAAATTTATATAGAAGATAATTTAATTTTGTATATATTTGATACTTTAAATTGGATTGATACTTTTTCTGATTTAAAAACTAGTGATACAGAAAATGGATTAAATTATCATGGAGTAACTTATTTTAAGGGAGATAATATAAAAAAATTAAAAAAAATTATTTTTTATTGGAAAGAGCTATTTAATATAGCAGAAAAAAAGTTTGAATTAATGGGAATATACTATAGTCCTAAAAGAAAGAAATATCTAAAAAATAGATACAGTAAAAAAGAAGTAATAGAAAGCTTAGAAAATTTAATTAATTTATGTGATAGAGCAGAAAAAGAAAACAAAATAATAGAACATCGAGGAATATAG
- a CDS encoding hemolysin yields the protein MEGVLLDKFKDEHQKEFNLIKEESLSLEDKQKIAQNLVERYLRENGYEGEIPEVLLTDEAHSFTVDSKDKETGAKRREKIYFSINDIANPDLAFSKLFAHEKAHMNTYDEGKDGEETSIHTRGKVGSENKNKVFTEEEKADYQNNLRNKYKDQKSTEQQFAEAKLVPEKDKEHWAVILSENASIARYLRFNGGSSIAFIVDPKTKKIIIAETLDVGVGLGTPSAGYSPSVAYFPNINTVEDLKGAMLSIGGSFEPKIPILSRFSIGGDLHFSINTEKSKFGFLGVRASIVPKASKLFNSVDMKKYVKSYVPIPKIEKHISADYSYVLWHMDMDEKSFKEYAEIQKANYQPEAKVIKSIASFLIKNHSNLRRTISFGEAMDRLNKMYEDGYME from the coding sequence ATGGAGGGAGTCTTACTAGATAAATTCAAAGATGAACACCAAAAAGAATTTAATTTGATAAAAGAAGAAAGCTTAAGTTTAGAAGACAAACAAAAAATAGCACAAAATTTAGTAGAAAGATATCTAAGAGAAAATGGATATGAAGGAGAGATTCCAGAAGTCTTATTAACAGATGAAGCACATTCATTTACAGTAGATTCAAAAGATAAAGAAACAGGAGCTAAAAGGAGAGAAAAGATATATTTCTCAATAAATGATATAGCAAATCCAGACTTAGCTTTCTCAAAATTATTTGCACATGAAAAAGCTCATATGAATACTTATGATGAAGGAAAAGATGGAGAAGAAACATCAATCCATACAAGAGGAAAGGTAGGAAGTGAAAACAAGAATAAAGTATTTACAGAAGAAGAAAAAGCAGACTATCAAAATAACTTGAGAAATAAGTACAAGGATCAAAAAAGTACAGAGCAACAATTTGCAGAAGCTAAACTTGTGCCTGAGAAAGATAAGGAACATTGGGCAGTAATTCTTTCTGAAAATGCTTCAATAGCAAGATATCTTAGATTTAATGGAGGTTCTAGTATTGCTTTTATAGTGGATCCTAAAACAAAAAAGATTATAATAGCTGAAACATTAGATGTTGGAGTAGGGTTAGGAACTCCATCAGCAGGATATTCACCAAGTGTTGCATATTTTCCTAATATTAATACTGTTGAAGATTTGAAAGGAGCTATGCTTAGCATAGGAGGAAGTTTTGAACCTAAAATACCAATATTATCTCGTTTTTCAATAGGAGGAGATTTACATTTTTCAATTAATACAGAAAAATCAAAGTTTGGTTTTCTAGGAGTTAGAGCTTCTATTGTGCCTAAAGCTTCAAAGTTATTTAATTCAGTAGACATGAAAAAATATGTAAAATCCTATGTTCCGATTCCAAAAATTGAAAAACATATAAGTGCAGACTATAGTTATGTTTTATGGCATATGGATATGGATGAGAAATCATTTAAAGAGTATGCAGAAATACAGAAAGCAAATTATCAACCAGAAGCAAAAGTCATAAAAAGTATAGCTAGTTTTTTAATAAAAAATCATAGTAATTTAAGAAGAACAATAAGTTTTGGAGAAGCTATGGATAGATTAAATAAAATGTATGAAGATGGATATATGGAATAA
- a CDS encoding sucrose-6-phosphate hydrolase, translating into MQTITKIQDDTYIMKNDELVYKRGYYTGYWLINFLSLVYLLASNSKYKYVYIILIVSSILLFFLIKNALEKVLFIFKKNELEIQIIRKNKIIRNNIFNYGEILDLKVREFTGKTGSTYNIEIIFSNEKKSYDYSELKEEAYKVVEIYKLYKDGDIDV; encoded by the coding sequence ATGCAAACTATAACAAAAATTCAAGATGATACATATATTATGAAAAATGATGAATTGGTTTATAAAAGAGGATATTATACAGGATATTGGTTAATTAATTTTCTAAGTCTTGTTTATTTATTAGCTTCAAATTCTAAGTATAAATATGTATATATAATTTTAATTGTTAGTTCTATTTTACTTTTCTTTTTAATAAAGAATGCCTTAGAAAAGGTATTATTTATTTTTAAAAAAAATGAATTAGAAATTCAAATAATAAGAAAAAATAAAATTATAAGAAATAATATTTTTAATTATGGAGAGATATTAGACTTGAAAGTGAGAGAATTTACTGGAAAAACTGGAAGTACTTATAATATAGAAATAATATTTTCAAATGAAAAAAAATCTTATGATTACAGCGAATTAAAAGAAGAGGCTTATAAAGTAGTTGAAATATATAAACTATACAAAGATGGTGACATAGATGTTTAA
- a CDS encoding sucrose-6-phosphate hydrolase, with the protein MKMDIWNKVGDKMQTITRIEENTYIMKNYEFLFKAGYFAVYFMINLLNMFSMIFSNTSYKYGYVILIFSSLLLFVFNKYVFKKLLFIFKKDKLEIQEIWSNKLIKKIILNYEDILDFKITEISARDGTSYYIKIITPTVEKSYYYDLFKEDAYKVVEIYNLYKNGDIDV; encoded by the coding sequence ATGAAGATGGATATATGGAATAAAGTAGGAGATAAAATGCAAACTATAACAAGAATTGAAGAAAATACATATATTATGAAAAATTATGAATTTTTATTCAAAGCAGGCTATTTTGCAGTATATTTTATGATTAATTTATTGAATATGTTTTCTATGATATTTTCAAATACAAGTTATAAATATGGATATGTAATTTTAATATTTTCTTCTTTATTACTTTTTGTATTTAACAAATATGTTTTTAAAAAACTTTTATTTATTTTTAAAAAAGATAAGCTAGAAATTCAAGAAATATGGTCAAATAAATTAATAAAAAAGATAATTTTAAATTATGAAGATATACTAGATTTTAAAATAACTGAAATTAGTGCAAGAGATGGAACAAGCTATTACATAAAGATAATCACACCTACTGTAGAGAAATCATATTATTATGATCTCTTTAAAGAGGATGCTTATAAAGTAGTTGAAATATATAATTTATATAAAAATGGTGATATAGATGTTTGA
- a CDS encoding amino acid ABC transporter permease encodes MEYLEILKDTFLTDDRYMYIVDGVIFSIGITLFSAILGIVLGLLLAVMKLSHWYPFKRIKFLENFNPLSKIAYIYIDVIRGTPVVVQLMILANLIFVGALRETPILVIGGIAFGLNSGAYVAEIIRAGIEGLDKGQMEAGRALGLSYSQTMRKIIVPQAIKNILPALVSEFITLLKETSIIGFIGGIDLLRSASIITSQTYRGVEPLLAVGFIYLILTSIFTVFMRKVERGLKVSD; translated from the coding sequence ATGGAATATTTAGAAATTTTAAAAGATACCTTTTTAACAGATGACAGATATATGTATATTGTCGATGGAGTTATTTTTTCAATAGGTATCACGTTATTCTCAGCAATTTTAGGTATAGTATTAGGACTTTTATTGGCAGTTATGAAGCTATCTCATTGGTATCCATTTAAAAGGATCAAATTTCTTGAAAACTTTAATCCTTTGTCAAAAATTGCATATATCTATATAGATGTTATAAGAGGAACACCAGTAGTTGTACAACTTATGATACTTGCAAACTTAATTTTTGTTGGAGCTTTAAGAGAAACTCCTATACTAGTTATAGGTGGAATAGCTTTTGGACTTAATTCAGGAGCTTATGTTGCAGAAATTATAAGAGCCGGTATTGAAGGATTAGATAAAGGTCAAATGGAAGCAGGAAGAGCTTTAGGACTTAGCTATTCTCAAACTATGAGAAAAATTATTGTACCTCAAGCTATCAAAAATATCCTACCTGCCCTTGTAAGTGAATTTATAACTTTATTGAAAGAAACTTCAATAATTGGATTCATTGGTGGAATAGACTTATTAAGATCAGCTAGTATTATAACTAGTCAAACATATAGAGGAGTTGAACCTCTACTTGCTGTTGGATTTATATATTTAATTTTGACATCAATTTTCACTGTATTTATGAGAAAAGTTGAAAGGGGGTTAAAAGTAAGTGATTAA
- a CDS encoding amino acid ABC transporter ATP-binding protein — MINITNLYKNFGDLEVLKNISTEIKKGEIISIIGPSGSGKSTFLRCINKLEEPSSGHIYIDGMDLMDKNTDINKVRERVGMVFQHFNLFPNMTVLDNLTLSPIMVKKESKEEAEKYALSLLEKVGLSDKANSYPTQLSGGQKQRIAIARALAMKPEVILFDEPTSALDPEMIKEVLDVMRDLAKEGMTMLIVTHEMGFARNVGNRILFMDKGEIIEDCSPKEFFENPTNERIKDFLNKVLNK; from the coding sequence GTGATTAATATAACTAATTTATATAAGAATTTTGGAGATTTAGAAGTTTTAAAAAATATCTCAACTGAAATAAAAAAAGGTGAAATTATCTCTATAATTGGACCTTCTGGAAGTGGAAAATCAACTTTTCTAAGATGTATCAACAAATTAGAAGAACCTTCTTCAGGACATATCTACATAGATGGTATGGATTTAATGGATAAAAATACTGATATTAACAAAGTTAGAGAAAGAGTTGGTATGGTATTTCAACACTTTAACCTATTTCCCAATATGACAGTTTTAGATAATCTTACTCTTTCTCCTATAATGGTTAAAAAAGAAAGCAAAGAAGAAGCAGAAAAATATGCTCTTTCTTTACTTGAAAAAGTTGGACTATCAGATAAGGCTAATTCTTATCCTACTCAATTATCAGGTGGACAAAAACAAAGAATTGCTATTGCAAGAGCCTTAGCTATGAAGCCAGAAGTAATACTTTTTGATGAGCCTACTTCTGCACTGGATCCTGAAATGATAAAGGAAGTTCTTGATGTTATGAGAGATCTTGCAAAAGAAGGTATGACTATGCTTATAGTTACTCATGAAATGGGCTTTGCTAGAAATGTTGGTAATAGAATTTTATTTATGGATAAAGGTGAAATTATTGAGGATTGTTCACCTAAAGAATTTTTTGAAAATCCTACAAATGAAAGAATTAAAGATTTCTTAAATAAGGTTTTAAACAAGTAA
- a CDS encoding basic amino acid ABC transporter substrate-binding protein produces the protein MKKVFKLMLMSLLSVVISVSVFAKNKVVYVGTNAEFAPFEYLEKNKVVGFDIDLLDAISKETGLEFKVQDMAFDGLLPALQTKKVDMVIAGMSATPERKKAVAFSKPYFKAKQVVITKGVDKSLKTFKDLSGKKVGVMLGFTGDTVVSEIKGVKVERFNASYAAIMALSQNKVDAVVLDSEPAKKYTANNKQFVIASIPAEEEDYAIAVRKNDKELLDKINTALDKIKANGEYDKLLKKYFK, from the coding sequence ATGAAAAAAGTTTTTAAATTAATGTTGATGTCTTTATTGTCTGTTGTTATCTCTGTTTCTGTTTTTGCTAAAAACAAAGTTGTATATGTTGGAACAAATGCTGAATTTGCACCTTTTGAATATCTTGAAAAAAATAAGGTTGTTGGTTTTGACATAGACTTATTAGATGCTATTTCAAAAGAAACAGGTTTAGAATTCAAAGTGCAAGATATGGCATTTGATGGTTTATTACCTGCTCTACAAACTAAAAAAGTTGATATGGTTATAGCTGGTATGTCTGCAACTCCTGAAAGAAAAAAAGCTGTTGCTTTCTCTAAACCATATTTCAAAGCTAAACAAGTTGTTATAACTAAAGGTGTTGACAAATCTTTAAAAACTTTTAAAGACTTATCAGGTAAAAAAGTTGGAGTTATGTTAGGATTTACAGGGGATACTGTTGTAAGTGAAATCAAAGGTGTAAAAGTTGAAAGATTCAATGCTTCTTATGCAGCTATCATGGCACTTTCTCAAAATAAAGTTGATGCGGTAGTTCTTGATTCAGAACCTGCAAAAAAATATACTGCTAACAATAAACAATTTGTTATAGCTTCTATACCTGCTGAAGAAGAAGACTATGCTATAGCTGTTAGAAAAAATGATAAAGAATTACTTGATAAAATAAATACAGCTCTTGATAAAATAAAAGCTAATGGAGAATATGATAAACTTTTAAAGAAATACTTTAAATAA
- a CDS encoding sodium-dependent transporter: protein MSEVEKRDGFSTKWGFILACIGSAVGMGNIWRFPVLVSAMGGMTFLIPYFIFVIFIGSTGVIEEFALGRSAGAGPVGAFGMCTEMRGNRSIGEKIGIIPILGSLALAIGYSCVMGWVFKYAWMSIDGSMYAMASNMDIIGSTFGQTASAWGANFWIVVALIVSFIIMSMGIASGIEKANKIMMPVLFILFVLLGIYIVFQPGSSGGYKYIFTVDLKGLADPKVWIFAFGQAFFSLSVAGNGSVIYGSYLSKKEDIPNSAKNVAFFDTLAALLAAFVIIPAMAVGGAELSSGGPGLMFIYLINIMNNMAGGRIIEVIFYLCVLFAGVSSIINLYEAPVAFLQEKFKVKRIAATAIIHILGCAVAICIQGIVSQWMDVVSIYICPLGALLAAVMFFWVGGKKFAEESVNMGANKPIGSWFYPAGKYIYCLLALVALIAGALLGGIG, encoded by the coding sequence ATGAGTGAAGTAGAAAAACGTGATGGCTTTTCCACTAAATGGGGCTTTATATTAGCTTGTATAGGCTCTGCAGTTGGAATGGGAAATATTTGGAGATTCCCTGTTCTTGTTTCTGCAATGGGTGGAATGACATTCTTAATTCCTTATTTTATATTTGTAATTTTTATTGGTTCAACTGGAGTTATAGAAGAATTTGCTCTAGGTCGTTCAGCTGGTGCAGGTCCTGTTGGAGCATTTGGAATGTGCACTGAGATGAGAGGAAATAGAAGTATAGGAGAAAAAATAGGTATTATACCTATATTAGGTTCTCTAGCTCTTGCTATAGGATACTCATGTGTAATGGGTTGGGTTTTTAAATATGCTTGGATGTCAATAGATGGTTCTATGTATGCAATGGCATCAAATATGGATATTATAGGCTCAACTTTCGGTCAAACAGCTTCAGCTTGGGGAGCAAACTTCTGGATAGTAGTAGCATTGATAGTAAGTTTTATCATTATGTCAATGGGAATAGCAAGTGGAATAGAAAAAGCAAATAAGATTATGATGCCGGTATTATTTATTCTATTTGTTTTACTAGGAATATATATAGTATTTCAACCAGGATCTTCTGGTGGATATAAATATATTTTTACAGTTGACTTAAAAGGATTAGCTGATCCTAAAGTTTGGATTTTTGCTTTTGGTCAGGCATTCTTCTCACTTTCTGTTGCAGGAAATGGATCAGTTATCTATGGATCATATTTAAGTAAAAAAGAAGATATACCTAACTCTGCTAAAAACGTTGCTTTCTTTGATACATTAGCAGCTTTACTTGCAGCCTTTGTAATAATTCCAGCAATGGCAGTTGGTGGAGCAGAATTATCTTCAGGGGGACCTGGACTTATGTTCATATATTTAATTAATATTATGAATAATATGGCGGGTGGAAGAATAATTGAGGTTATTTTCTATCTATGTGTACTTTTTGCAGGAGTTAGCTCTATTATCAATCTATATGAAGCACCTGTTGCCTTTTTACAAGAAAAATTTAAAGTTAAACGTATCGCAGCAACTGCAATTATTCATATTTTAGGTTGTGCAGTAGCTATTTGTATACAAGGAATTGTTTCTCAATGGATGGATGTTGTTTCTATATACATTTGTCCTTTAGGAGCATTGCTCGCAGCTGTTATGTTCTTCTGGGTTGGAGGTAAAAAATTTGCAGAAGAATCTGTTAATATGGGAGCAAATAAACCTATAGGAAGTTGGTTCTATCCAGCAGGAAAATATATCTATTGTCTTTTAGCACTTGTTGCATTGATTGCAGGAGCACTTCTTGGAGGAATAGGATAG
- a CDS encoding tryptophanase: protein MKEYLLNVPVPRSFSYVKRNIPEVTVEQRERALKATHYNEFAFPAGMLTVDMLSDSGTTAMTDQQWAAMFLGDESYGRNKGYYVLLDTMRDCFERGDNQKKIINLVRTDCQDIEKMMNEMYLCEYEGGLFNGGAAQLERPNAFLMPQGRAAESILFEIVRKVLAAREPGKVFTIPSNGHFDTTEGNIKQMGSVPRNLYNKELLYEVPEGGRYEKNPFKGDMDIKKLEKLIEVVGVENIPMIYTTITNNTVCGQAVSMKSIRETSKIAHKYEIPFMLDAARWAENCYFIKMNEEGYRDKSIAEIAKEMFSYCDGFTASLKKDGHANMGGILAFRDKGYFWKKFSEFNEDGSVKTDVGILLKVKQISCYGNDSYGSMSGRDIMALAAGLYECSNFNYLHERVEQCNYLAEGFYKAGVKGVVLPAGGHGVYINMDEFFDGKRGHESFAGEGFSIELIRRYGIRVSELGDYSMEYDLKTPEQQAEVANVVRFAINRSVYSQEHLDYVIAAVKALYEDRESIPNMRIVSGHNLPMRHFHAFLEPYPNEEK from the coding sequence ATGAAAGAATATTTACTTAATGTACCAGTGCCACGCTCTTTTTCTTACGTAAAACGTAATATCCCTGAAGTGACAGTTGAACAAAGGGAACGTGCTTTAAAAGCAACTCACTACAATGAATTTGCTTTTCCAGCAGGAATGTTAACAGTTGACATGTTATCAGACTCAGGAACTACTGCTATGACAGATCAACAATGGGCAGCTATGTTCTTAGGTGATGAATCTTATGGAAGAAACAAAGGTTACTATGTATTACTTGATACAATGAGAGATTGTTTTGAAAGAGGAGATAATCAAAAGAAGATTATAAATCTTGTTCGTACAGATTGCCAAGACATAGAAAAAATGATGAATGAAATGTATCTTTGTGAATATGAAGGTGGATTATTCAATGGTGGAGCTGCTCAACTTGAAAGACCTAATGCATTCTTAATGCCTCAAGGTCGTGCTGCTGAATCTATTTTATTTGAAATAGTTCGTAAAGTACTTGCTGCTCGTGAACCAGGAAAAGTTTTTACTATTCCATCTAATGGTCACTTTGACACTACTGAAGGAAATATAAAACAAATGGGATCTGTACCTCGTAACTTATATAATAAAGAATTATTATATGAAGTTCCAGAAGGTGGACGTTATGAAAAAAATCCTTTCAAAGGGGATATGGATATAAAGAAATTAGAAAAATTAATAGAAGTTGTTGGAGTTGAAAATATCCCAATGATTTACACTACAATAACTAACAATACAGTTTGTGGACAAGCAGTTTCTATGAAGAGTATCAGAGAAACTTCTAAAATTGCTCATAAATATGAAATACCATTTATGTTAGATGCTGCAAGATGGGCAGAAAACTGCTACTTTATTAAAATGAATGAAGAAGGATATAGAGATAAATCTATAGCTGAAATTGCAAAAGAAATGTTCTCTTACTGCGATGGATTTACTGCATCTCTTAAAAAAGATGGACATGCTAACATGGGAGGAATTTTAGCTTTCCGTGATAAAGGATACTTCTGGAAGAAATTCTCTGAATTTAACGAAGATGGATCAGTTAAAACTGACGTAGGAATTTTATTAAAAGTTAAACAAATATCATGTTATGGTAATGATTCTTACGGAAGTATGTCAGGACGTGATATCATGGCTCTTGCTGCTGGACTTTATGAATGTTCTAACTTCAACTACTTACATGAAAGAGTTGAACAATGTAACTATCTAGCAGAAGGATTCTATAAAGCTGGAGTAAAAGGTGTTGTTTTACCAGCTGGAGGACATGGAGTTTATATCAATATGGATGAATTCTTTGATGGAAAGAGAGGACATGAATCATTTGCTGGTGAAGGATTCAGTATTGAACTTATCAGAAGATACGGAATTCGTGTTTCTGAATTAGGAGATTATTCAATGGAATATGATTTAAAAACTCCTGAACAACAAGCTGAAGTTGCAAACGTTGTTAGATTTGCTATAAACAGAAGTGTTTATTCACAAGAACATTTAGATTATGTAATTGCAGCAGTAAAAGCTCTTTATGAAGATAGAGAAAGTATTCCTAATATGAGAATTGTTTCTGGACATAACTTACCTATGAGACACTTCCATGCCTTCTTGGAACCTTATCCAAATGAAGAAAAATAA
- a CDS encoding helix-turn-helix transcriptional regulator, with protein MKNEILNQYKLLVNFLGKSLGPSFEVVLHEVKGEEVKMIAIANGEVSDRVLEDTISSETLNILKNKSSNNEENMVNHTVLLKNGKKVRSSSMLIRENQKVVGMLCINFDDSKFHELNCQLLRIIHPDMFVKNYLSDVSYNVLYDDFKKEADEDNEDEDIDAYMKKVYYEVNTKLNFPIGRPTRQEREQTIYALYERGFFNLKDSIDFVSKKLFCSTSTVYRYIALAEKK; from the coding sequence ATGAAAAATGAAATTTTAAATCAATATAAATTGTTAGTTAATTTTTTAGGTAAGAGTTTAGGCCCTTCTTTTGAGGTAGTTTTACATGAAGTTAAGGGAGAAGAAGTAAAAATGATAGCCATAGCTAATGGAGAAGTAAGTGATAGAGTCCTAGAAGATACTATTTCTAGTGAAACTCTTAATATTTTAAAGAACAAATCTTCCAATAATGAAGAAAATATGGTAAATCATACTGTACTTTTAAAAAATGGAAAAAAAGTTCGTTCTTCTAGTATGCTTATTAGAGAAAATCAAAAAGTTGTGGGTATGTTATGTATAAATTTTGATGATAGTAAATTTCATGAATTGAACTGCCAATTACTTAGAATCATACACCCTGACATGTTTGTTAAAAACTACCTATCAGATGTTTCATACAATGTTCTATATGATGACTTTAAAAAAGAAGCGGATGAAGATAATGAAGATGAAGATATAGATGCATATATGAAGAAAGTTTACTATGAAGTAAATACTAAGCTTAACTTTCCTATAGGAAGACCTACAAGACAAGAAAGAGAACAAACTATCTATGCTTTATATGAAAGAGGTTTCTTTAACTTAAAAGATTCTATTGATTTTGTCTCTAAAAAATTATTTTGCTCAACATCTACAGTGTATAGATACATTGCATTAGCAGAGAAAAAATAA